In Fibrobacter sp. UBA4297, a genomic segment contains:
- a CDS encoding glycoside hydrolase family 9 protein yields the protein MLKKTFLAGLAVFGLAFTDAQAALSDDDYVEAAWITTRFLGAQRSGQGPNWILDGTNNPTSFLRDSYNGKDVSGGWFDCGDHVMYGQSQGYASYVLALSFAEFTTGFYDLYTGDYTDYKVSKDYSRKGGKPNDIRDLLEELRYEADFWVKAAIDENNFVTVKGNGNQDHMKWVTAGAMSKLGTGDGGEPRQITGNANDGYTPGMAAAMLAVMARIDPVESAREKYLKAAKTAFAYAKKHKGVTNSQGFYESSWWNGIWEDGPFLAATELYRTTKDESYKKEAQKFWDMIDFDKNSFTRFSYSDASPLSYILGEFVFGFNPLGDYAGVQNYLDKMYTDQVDSKGIYNKETGGPGKFSTRTPSGGAFLYALFSKFAKDDSYDEAIEKNVAYLLGDNSNKKSYVVGFDRNGAKAPHRPHHRGYYGNEDAGRDVNSAGNPPEKNKLLGGMIAGDFTSGSHNGSTADWQVNEVCLDLNAPLVGALGYILSKKAPVEKVASDIEVPEEKPDSSDKESINGLRNVNANTFSVLRAQSSITISSAKHIPFQVQVIGLNGKLEETYTSEGASLNVSLKNKGIQIIKVTSKNAMKTFKVNNY from the coding sequence ATGTTAAAAAAGACCTTTTTAGCAGGCCTTGCTGTTTTTGGCCTAGCATTCACAGACGCACAGGCTGCCTTGAGCGACGATGATTACGTTGAAGCAGCCTGGATAACCACTCGCTTTTTGGGTGCCCAACGTTCTGGTCAAGGCCCGAACTGGATTTTGGACGGCACGAATAACCCGACCAGTTTTTTGAGAGACAGCTATAACGGCAAGGACGTGAGCGGCGGTTGGTTCGACTGCGGCGACCACGTGATGTACGGTCAGTCCCAAGGTTACGCCTCTTACGTTTTAGCACTTAGCTTTGCCGAATTTACGACAGGCTTTTACGACCTGTACACCGGCGACTACACCGACTACAAGGTCAGCAAGGATTACAGCCGCAAGGGCGGCAAGCCAAACGATATTCGCGACCTTTTGGAAGAACTCCGCTACGAAGCCGATTTCTGGGTCAAGGCCGCAATCGACGAAAACAATTTTGTGACCGTTAAAGGCAACGGCAACCAGGACCACATGAAATGGGTGACCGCTGGCGCCATGAGCAAGCTCGGAACCGGCGATGGAGGTGAACCGCGCCAAATTACGGGTAACGCAAATGACGGTTACACACCGGGCATGGCAGCAGCAATGCTTGCCGTGATGGCCCGTATCGACCCCGTTGAAAGCGCCCGTGAAAAGTATTTGAAAGCCGCGAAGACCGCTTTTGCCTACGCCAAAAAGCACAAGGGAGTGACAAATTCCCAGGGGTTCTATGAAAGCAGCTGGTGGAATGGCATTTGGGAAGACGGTCCGTTCCTTGCGGCAACCGAACTCTACCGCACGACTAAGGATGAATCTTACAAAAAAGAAGCACAAAAGTTCTGGGACATGATTGACTTCGACAAGAACAGCTTTACACGCTTTAGCTATTCTGACGCAAGTCCGCTCTCTTACATTCTCGGTGAATTTGTCTTTGGTTTCAACCCGCTTGGCGACTACGCCGGCGTGCAGAACTACCTCGACAAGATGTACACAGATCAGGTCGATAGCAAGGGCATTTACAACAAGGAAACAGGCGGTCCGGGCAAGTTCTCTACGCGTACACCGTCTGGTGGAGCATTCCTCTACGCCCTATTCTCCAAATTCGCCAAGGATGATTCTTACGACGAAGCCATCGAAAAGAACGTCGCCTACCTTCTCGGCGATAACAGCAACAAGAAGTCTTACGTTGTCGGCTTTGACCGCAATGGCGCCAAGGCCCCGCACAGGCCGCACCACCGCGGTTACTACGGCAACGAAGATGCAGGTCGCGATGTGAACAGTGCCGGCAACCCGCCCGAAAAGAACAAACTCCTTGGAGGCATGATCGCAGGCGACTTCACAAGCGGAAGCCACAACGGATCTACAGCCGACTGGCAAGTAAACGAAGTCTGTCTAGACTTGAACGCCCCGCTCGTTGGCGCGCTCGGCTACATCTTGAGCAAGAAAGCCCCGGTGGAAAAGGTAGCAAGCGATATTGAAGTTCCGGAAGAAAAGCCGGATTCAAGCGACAAGGAAAGCATCAATGGTTTAAGAAACGTGAATGCAAATACGTTCAGTGTTCTCCGCGCTCAGTCTTCGATTACAATCAGCAGTGCAAAGCACATTCCGTTCCAAGTACAAGTGATTGGCCTGAACGGCAAGCTCGAAGAAACATACACAAGCGAAGGTGCGAGCCTGAATGTAAGCCTCAAGAACAAGGGCATACAAATTATCAAGGTTACATCCAAGAACGCGATGAAGACATTCAAGGTGAATAATTACTAA
- a CDS encoding pectate lyase, with protein MKHVVSVFACAGLFVAANAQVSLQTASGALESAYAEWASDGSDSYNVYYSGAGVNDVKVDAPLIRKYGSKYRVDVVGLKAGSYTLKVASVKGGKETASTTSKSLTVKAHDRAGFAFSNGHVPGAYNADGTLKDGAVVLYISESTKNTVKLNVVTSNKGTVTECVGLQNILTGFKKGFDKRPLAIRLIGNVTDPEVTDKGDITIDMGKKEGLSMTVEGIGNDATANGWGFRVKGTQDLEIRNIGIMNVDSDEGDNITLQQDNQYVWVHNNDFFYGHAGSDKDQAKGDGALDCKLSTYVTFSYNHFWDNGKSNLLGLKEGSSDGYYITYHHNWYDHSDSRHPRVRYYNAHVYNNYYDGNAKYGAGSTLGSSVFMEANYFRNCKYPMMTSLQGTDVYASATKRDPTNNGTFSKETGGTIKAYNNYMEGSYTFIPYGASKYILKGKETAIGDIDSKIDFDAYVVTSRDALVPSSVKSYEGANTYSNFDTDKSIMYSYTVDSPEQAVANVRAYAGRLQGGDFKWAFDNSVDDASSDVNQKLKDALMAYKGGNGEVMEYSSSSSVAPQSSSSDIQSSSSSVILSSSSEGSSESSSSVIPDPDPESSSSSESPKSSSSSEKVESSSSEGTIGLANVMPAVSRKIFYDSRSAHLVIGTSDVSRLDIVGIDGRRVHLASLKIVGDARVLDLSTLRAGVYIVRFKTLLGLRTMKFVKN; from the coding sequence ATGAAACACGTCGTTTCTGTTTTTGCATGTGCTGGTCTTTTTGTTGCGGCCAACGCACAAGTTTCTCTTCAGACAGCTTCAGGTGCTTTAGAATCGGCCTATGCCGAATGGGCATCTGATGGTTCCGATAGCTACAACGTCTATTATTCGGGCGCAGGTGTGAACGATGTTAAGGTGGATGCTCCGCTTATCCGCAAATATGGTTCCAAGTACCGTGTCGATGTGGTCGGCCTCAAGGCGGGCAGCTACACGCTCAAGGTGGCGTCTGTAAAAGGCGGCAAGGAAACCGCTTCGACGACTTCTAAGTCGCTGACGGTCAAGGCTCATGACCGCGCGGGTTTTGCTTTTAGCAACGGGCATGTTCCGGGCGCTTATAACGCAGATGGCACGCTCAAGGACGGTGCTGTTGTCCTCTACATCTCGGAATCGACTAAGAATACGGTCAAGCTCAATGTGGTAACGAGCAACAAGGGGACCGTTACGGAATGTGTCGGGCTCCAGAATATCTTGACAGGCTTCAAGAAAGGCTTTGATAAGCGTCCGCTTGCTATTCGTCTTATTGGCAATGTGACGGACCCGGAAGTGACCGACAAGGGCGATATCACCATCGATATGGGCAAAAAAGAAGGCCTTTCGATGACTGTTGAAGGTATCGGCAATGATGCTACGGCGAACGGCTGGGGATTTCGTGTCAAAGGAACCCAGGACTTGGAAATCCGAAATATCGGCATTATGAATGTTGATTCTGACGAAGGCGACAATATCACGCTACAGCAGGATAACCAGTATGTCTGGGTGCACAACAACGACTTTTTTTACGGCCATGCGGGTAGTGACAAGGATCAGGCTAAGGGCGACGGTGCCTTGGATTGCAAGCTTTCTACTTATGTGACGTTCAGCTACAACCACTTCTGGGATAATGGCAAGTCAAACTTGTTAGGTCTCAAGGAAGGTTCGAGCGATGGTTACTACATCACTTATCACCACAACTGGTATGACCATTCTGATAGCCGTCATCCGCGTGTGCGTTATTACAATGCCCACGTTTACAACAACTACTACGATGGCAATGCCAAGTATGGCGCAGGCTCTACGCTTGGTTCGTCCGTGTTCATGGAAGCAAACTACTTCCGTAACTGCAAATATCCGATGATGACCTCGTTGCAGGGGACCGACGTCTATGCGAGTGCGACTAAGCGCGATCCGACGAACAACGGCACGTTCAGCAAGGAAACGGGCGGAACCATCAAGGCTTACAACAATTACATGGAAGGCTCCTACACGTTCATTCCGTATGGTGCTAGCAAATACATTTTGAAGGGTAAAGAAACTGCAATTGGTGATATTGATTCCAAGATTGATTTTGACGCCTATGTGGTGACCTCGCGTGATGCCCTGGTGCCGTCTAGCGTGAAGTCTTACGAGGGTGCAAATACTTACAGCAACTTCGATACGGACAAGTCCATCATGTACAGCTACACGGTGGATTCTCCGGAGCAGGCCGTGGCGAACGTGCGCGCTTATGCAGGCCGCTTGCAGGGGGGCGATTTCAAGTGGGCGTTCGACAACTCGGTTGACGATGCTTCTTCGGATGTGAACCAGAAACTCAAGGATGCCCTGATGGCGTACAAGGGCGGTAACGGCGAAGTGATGGAATATTCTTCTTCGTCCAGCGTTGCGCCGCAGTCCTCTTCTTCTGACATCCAGAGTTCTTCCTCCAGCGTCATCCTGAGTTCATCGAGCGAAGGATCCAGTGAAAGTTCCTCTAGCGTCATTCCGGACCCCGATCCGGAATCCTCAAGCTCTTCGGAATCGCCGAAGTCTAGTTCCAGCAGCGAAAAGGTCGAAAGTTCAAGTTCAGAAGGGACGATCGGTCTCGCAAATGTGATGCCGGCGGTGTCTCGCAAAATCTTCTACGATTCCCGTTCTGCACACCTTGTCATCGGAACTTCCGACGTTTCCCGTTTGGATATTGTCGGTATCGATGGCCGCCGTGTCCATCTTGCTAGCCTCAAGATCGTAGGCGATGCTCGCGTGCTTGATCTGAGCACTCTCCGTGCTGGCGTCTATATCGTACGCTTCAAGACGCTTCTCGGCTTGCGGACCATGAAGTTCGTGAAAAACTAG